The sequence below is a genomic window from Lolium perenne isolate Kyuss_39 chromosome 4, Kyuss_2.0, whole genome shotgun sequence.
TATTAAAACTCGGATTCACATGTGAAGAAAAAAATATTCTATTCTAACTTTCATACAATTTGATGGTTACTTTAAAATGGCCACCCTACTCTTGTGAATTAGTCCCTAGAATCTCAAATAATTTTTTGATGTATGTAAAATTGCTTTAATGTAAATATTCAAGTTTTGGAATCAAATATTAATGACTATCAACATGACAATGCCCGTATATCAAAAATATGCTCATGCATTTCAGAATAGATGTTTAGTTATTTTAAAATATATCCTCATAAATTTAAGAAATATCAATGTATATTCTTAAATAATGTTCATGTTTCTACCTTGAAAGAGAACTTTTAAAAATAGATAGAAAGTGCAAATAAATAAAAATCAAAAGGAGTAAACCTAAAAAGTAAATATGAACAaggtaaaaagaaaaaaaaagtataTATAACAAGATGCAAAAAACATAAGCTTAATAAATAAACAAATATATAACTAGAGAAATAAAAACGAATAACCAAATaaagaaaaaaaactaaaaatagaagaaaaaataTCATAGTAGTAGAAAAAAAGGGCAAACCTCATCTGATTGGTTGGTCCAACAAAATGTCGTGTGTCGGCAATGTGGCGCGCGAGCAAGACACCTCCTGCATCTTCTAATATGGGTCGCGCGGAAAACAACCCATCAACAGGTACTTATCTTtcgtttcatttttctattttatttaaaATGTGTTAACTTTTTGAAAATTATCaatttttaaaaatgttcaaactaGAAAATGGTCAGATTATGAAAAtattaaaatctgaaaattatttaaacatgaaaaaagtttaaaaaatgaaaaaccaaagtagctCACGGCCACTGATTGACCTGACTCAGCGCGCGTTCGCTTCAGGCGACCTGCGGCCGCATTGAGCCGCTCGGTACCCTTGTCCTAGCTCACGGTACCCTTGTCCTAGCTCGGTACCGAGTTAGTTTGGGCCGCTCCAAACCGAGCCCAAAACGTATCCGGCTCGAAGAGTCCAACGTTACGAAGCCCAATATCTGACGGTGTGCCCTACCCAGACCCCCGTTAAAAGCACACGGCTCACGCGTCCGTCCGTCAACCAATTCGCCGACCCCTCCCGTCGCACCCGGAAGCTTCTGGAGACCGCCCGCCGCGAGAGCTCGACCGACCCTAGAGAAGCTCGAGGTAAATCGAATTCGACAGGCGATTCCACCACGAATTTCTGCTTATTTTTTTTCTTATTCTAGCTGTATGATACGATTCGCCTGGCCGAGATGAGCGTCAGTTCATCGTTTTGCATCGTCCTGGTTCGGCGCGGTTAGGGTTTCACGATTCCTGGGCGGGGATTGGCCTTGGCCGCCGCTTGGTCGTGTTTTGAACAACCCCTTGTTTATTGCAGCGCTGTGGTTATCATCGACCTTCAGTTCTTGGCCAAGTCGCATTCCGGCCCCGATTACGAGGGGGATAAACGAATTTACGGGTTCTCCTTATTGAATTTCGGTAGGCACGCTCGTTCCGTTTCGTAGTCTCGGCCTATGTGGTAATCGATTATTCTCTGTCGGAACAATATGTACAATTGTAAAGGCCGTGTTCGGTTCACTCAGAGTACAAGTGGGTTGGAAGGTATTGAGGCAGATTTAATCCCCTACAAGTCAAAGTACACCCCAATAGACCATATTGCCCGAGAGAACTTTTGATAGATAGCTATAGTTTGGCTTTATACATGACACCTACGTAGATAGCAGAAGCATGGCACCAAGAGTTGAGAAATACTGTCTGCATTTTGTCGAAAGATGATTTTGGTTTTAGAATAGGAGCGATTTTTTTCTTCTGCATATCAAGCAATAACCCTTTGGATAAACGCGTTATGCAAAAAATTATTCTTTCTATGCTGAAATGTTTCCTATTGTTTAGCAATTCACTACTAGCGTTAGCAGCACAACTTTAGCTCTTTGCAGAGCTCAAGATACCCGATCTCTTTTCAGAATCACCTTCCCTCTTCTGTTTCAAGAGCCTGCTTTTGCTACCTGATAGCTTCTGATGCCGTCATTTTTATTGTATTTATGCCAGTATGGGAAGAGGATACGATTACAGCCCATCACCGCCTCGAGGTTACAGGGGGAGAGGCCGCAGTCCAAGTCCTCGTGGTCGTGGTCGCTATGGAGGCCATGCTAGGGATCTCCCAACTAGTCTTTTGGTGAGGAATCTTCGTCGTGATTGTAGGTAAGATTGTCGTTTCTCCTTTGATTGCAAAGCAAGAGTGTTTGTTTCAGTTATAAATTAAACATGTGCAGCCCTATACTTAGTTTTTTTTTGTATTGTATAGCCAAAATCTTTTGTATATTGCTCACATCCTGCATATGCAACCAATTGACATAGCCGAAATCCGTTCAGGGTTCCTGAATTCATCGATTCAAAGGAATGCTTGCTTTAAATGATCCAATATGAATCACCTTTGCTCGTCCTACCTTTCATGGATCCCATGTCCTTATTAGGTTATGATGCATCTTGCTGGTATTTAAATTCATGTCGAGGATTTTTGATAAATTTCAGTTAAAGCTCATCAGAAAACACTTCAGTTTACTTATCAAGAGTTCTCTTTCCTATATCCAAGTGATCTTTGGTTATGGAATTGCTGTTTTTCATGCATGCTAGATGATGATTCCTGATTACTTTTGAATCGCTTATTTTTTCTCTACATCTTTTGATTGAGGAGCTTATTACTTTATTACGTATGCAGGCCTGATGACCTCCGCAGACCATTTGGAAAATTTGGCCGTGTTAAAGACGTATATCTGCCAAGGGATTACCATACTCAGTAAGTCTCCTCATTCTGCTAGTCTCAGTGGGAAATTTTATCTCGAGGCCTACAAGATGTTTGGAGATCTGATTCTTACCTGTATAGGGCACTGCGATATATTTTCACCACATAACAGTCTGTATGCATTTCACCTCTTACTTGTATAAAACATTCACCTGGAAACATGTTTGATTGTGCTTTAGTAAATTTAATTGTGTTCAGCGCCTATTGAGATTAACAGCGAACATAATTTTTTGAAGACACGAGTCTTAAGAGTACTTTTGAAGAGAAGTGAAGAAATAGAGGGTTAAGAGATATGCAAGTTATGAAGAGTTTCAAGTGTATCTTTAATCTCTGATGAGTGAAAGGTCAGCAGCCTAGTGCATGCTTTATCTGTTGAAATTGATTTGTGTACATCATCATCCAGGAAAAGGCTGTGGAAAGCAGCAGTGTGTCTGCATGATTTCTGTTGTTTTGTCTcacaaacatttcttcaaataATGCTGATGTTTGTTATTTATCACAGGGAGCCTCGTGGGTTTGGGTTCATCCAATACTGTGACCCTGAGGATGCTGCCGATGCAAAATATTATATGGATGGCCAGGTTCTCCTTGGCAGGGAAATCACTGTTGTCTTTGCAGAGGAAAACAGAAAGAAGCCTGATGAGATGAGGGTCAGGGAAAGAACCAGGTACGAAATTTAGTGCATTGTCCTCGGTTCTTGTTTTGTGCATGTATTATCTGTTGTTCCAGTCTAGAATGCTGAAGCTCAATAATTTGTTTGTCTTCACTTCTGCAGCAGCAGAGGCCGTTCTTACGACAGGAGGTCACGTTCTCCTAGACGTGGTCGCTCTAGGTCACCTGGATACTCTGGCAGATCACGGTCCCCCAGCCGAAGCTACTCGCCTGCACCTAAGAGAAAGCGTTATTCCAGGTTTGTATTACCTGTTCCGCCTCCACTTACCAGGCATCAGCTGTTCTCTCAAAACAAGACAGTAACGAGTTTACCCATCTTAACAGGTCTCCAGCTCATCGTGAAAGATCTGTGTCGCGCTCTCCAGTGGACCGCAAATCAAGGAGTGGAAGCCCTTCTGACGATCGTGGTAGCAGGTCTCCCCGCAGACAGAGGTCTCCTTCTGTTAGCCAGTGAAGCAGTAGTGTAGATTAACATGAAAGTGGAATCACCTACACGACAATCTGCTTGTTGTGATGTTGGACGAACATTGTTTCAGATTTTATCATCATCCTTGTATTGTAGGAGTGCTAAGGTTGAATGGTGCTGCATTTTGGTGTTTTGCATTGGCAGATTCTTAACATGAAATATTCGATGCTTATTGAGTTCATTGCCCTGTGTTCATTTCAAATTTTAAGCTGTTTTTATTTCTCGGCCTCTGCTGTGCTTGGTTGCATTCGTGGCCACTTTTGGTAACGGGTGATAGTTATGGACTGGAGTCTTCCTAATTCTTGCTCTGTTTATTCATCTGGATAAGGATGCTCATGATAGTTTGAGTTTACATTTGTGATGCTCATGATACGTGTGTGTGTGCAGCTGTGCTGCTCACCGAAAGTATACTGTGCAGCTGTACTGCTCACCAAAAGCGTGCACACACCTGCTACTAAATTGATAGATTGTTGATCATACAAATTTCCTGAGGAAACTCCGAGATGATGTGATTGTCAATGGAGGGCCAAAGTAACTGAAGCAACCACATATCATACATGAGCAGTTGCAGATGAAGAGGAAGGCGGGGCTAGTCAGATGGTGAAGCAGGGGAGATGATGTGATTGTCAATGGAGGGCCAAAGTAACTGAAGCAACCACATATCATACATGAGCAGTTGCAGATGAAGAGGAAGGCGGGGCTAGTCAGATGGTGAAGCAGGGGTAGATCGATGGAGATGGTGAAGTTTTGTGGTACATGGAGATGAGCAAGGTGAGACTACATGGGTGAGACTGACTCGGAATACTGTGATAGTGACTGGGATGCAGAGGATGGAGACGACAACATATTTGAGTCTCAAGTGGATAGAGAGGTCAATGACCATAATGAGCCTCTTGTTGTTCATGATCTTGAAGATGATGCTGCTTTAGGAGATGAAGATTTCAGGCTGACAATAGAAGAAGAATATCTGAAATACAGGTTCAGCGAGTTCAATCCAGAAGTTGAAATGGAAAGTCTAGTATTTAAAATTGGAATGGTTTTTGCCAATGCAAATGAGTTAAGACATGCTCTGGGTGCATATAGCATTAGAAAGAGGAAAACTAGAAATGAATCTGGAAGGATAAATGcagtttgtgaagaaggttgcacaTGGAGGCTAAACGCATCAAGTGATTCAAGAAAAGAAGCTCTAATAGTTAGAAAGTATAGAAAAGCACACTTGTGAGGGACCTTTTGAGCTGAAGGCATTGACAGCCCCATTTCTGACAAGATATTTCATCAATGAATTTAGGAACAATTAGAAAATGGATTTGGCAACATTTGCTGCTAAAATTGAAAGAGAGTTCAATATGTCCCCAAACAGGTGGAAGCTAACCAAAGTTAGGAACATGGCACTCGCAATTATTCATGGTGATGAAGTTGTACAATTTAGTTCTCTAAGAGATTATGGTAAGGAACTAACTACCTATAATCCTAGATCGAAGTTTTTTCTGTCAACTACTCCAAACAAAGCAGCTGGAGAAGAAAGAAAGGAGCATCTTTCAACATTATACTGGTCATATGATGCTTGCATAAGAGGATTTCTAAAGGGCTACAAACCATTTATTAGTATCGATGGTTGCCATATAAAAATCAGGTACAAAGGACAACTTCCTAGGAGTAGATCCTAATGACTGTATCTACCCAATAGCAGTGGGTTTAGTGGAGGTTGAGTGCACAAGTTCATGGAAATGGTTTTTGACCACACTTAAAGAGGATATGCACATTACGAAACACTTCTACCTTCACTATCATGAGTGTATCATGAGGGATAAACAGAAGGTACATTTATGTGATTTTCTTGTAATTAATTTACTACATTTTCTTATTATCTCTATCTATATGCTACTGACATGTGGATATAATTGTAACATAGAAATTAGTATTGATTGCCATGTTTTGTTACTACTATTAGGGGCTAATTAACGTTGTAAAGATAAACATAGACACTGCGTTAGACACTTGTATCCGAATTTCCATAAGAAGCACAAAGGTGAAACCTTGTAGAATGATTTGTTGGCAATTACGAGATCAACAAACATACCAACTTGGCAAAGAAATATGAATAAAATGAAGGTGAACGTGAAGATGCATTTAAGTGGGTTGAGGAGCTTGCACCAAACACTTGGATAAAAGCTTTTTTAGTGATTTATCAAAGTGTGATATgttgcttagggcatctccaaccgggcgacccaaacggacgcgctgggccgtccgttttgggccgtttgggtcgccgccaggacacgcggacagcgccccgcgtccgcgtgtccgtttgggtcgcgcgctgcgcccaacgcggcgacccaaagagacgccacgtggctcgtcttccttgcgcggcgctgcgccatggcaggcctcgacgggacagccatggtgggcggtggaacgcgcgggaaagatcccgcgcgcggcaaggttcccgcgcgcgcgaaaacgacattggcgcgcgctcgcgccctagtttcccgccagaccgccggctataaaagacggcggcggtctcacacagaccgccagaccttcctctcccactccaccttctccggcggccactccaccttctccgtcgccatgccgcgcaccctgcaggccacatgggccaagctctccctcgccgcccgggccaggttcccgcggacggtggaggaggagcgcgcggactcccggtgggtcgccgacgacgaggcgctccgcgtcgctgccgaggcggcggcaaagaaggccggtgacgcggagatggtggaggcggccgcggagggctggcacgagaccgcggacggctgggtacgaggccgcggaggaggcggccgccgcggaggagcccgtcaacgaggaggacctcgcgctgccgaacatcaacgccgccatcgaggagcgactcctcgacctcacgcgcgtgacgaaggagcacgagggcatccggcgggccggccgccgccgccaggcgacctcctcggccgtaagaacgagctgctcgctatgcgagcagcccgtcacctcatccagatgccgtcccccgagcggcgcgcccgggaggatgctgagtcggcggagcgcggccggcaagagcgcatgcgccggcggCAGGAGATCCACGAGGCCCAGGCCCCCGCCCTCGTCCGCGCGTTgaggcgcgcgccgccgtggaaCGCGCCGCTCTGCAGGAGGTGGagctatgcgggaagcggatgATTCCGCCGcagaggcggagcgcgagcgcccGAGGTGCGTggacggaaaggaggaggatgacggcCTCCTTCCAAGCTGCCcaggcccgcgccgccgcccgcgccgACGCCGACGCCCGCGCCTTCGCCGACGCGCCACCCAGCCCGTagtaagctggagtggaatcctcacgcgtacaggccgcccgcgtcgagtgaaatccacggccccgacggcgagccggcgagggagtcgccggcgaggccgccggccccgtacgtattTAGGATAGAAGTAGTACCTAAAAAAATGTAATGAGTTCTTTTTAATGACAAATATTATTTATgcctatgacacgcgggccaggggcggacaaggggcggacgcgagcgaccagcctttcgcgtccgcggccacgcaaacccggccaagatttgggccgggtttgcgtcgatcCGGACGCCGCgggcatccgttttagggatgggtccgcgcgctgggccgggtttttgtccggctggacccatccggacgcgcgggcgcgggatgggtcgcccggttggagatgcccttaatgtATGATGAAGTTTCTGGTCAGCTTCTGTTTGTTTCGTTAGGCCACTGGGATCCCCATCGAGAAAAACAACTCACAACAGCTCAATGCATCTAGATGTatgtgttgcccctcctgcgtggCGGTGGCACGAACCGACTGCACACCGTCTATGACATGACCAGTGTCAGCAGCACAACCAAACGAGCTCAAAGATGACGCTTGCTACATGTCTGACCATTCAAACCTTTTGTATAGTTTCGCTGACATTCAGTGATTAATTCCACGCATATCATACGGACATAGGACCATAGGCGGTGTGATCGTGACCGATTAGTTTGTTGCTTCACCTACCTATGTATCACGTATGGATATGCTAGGGGGGAAGAACGAACGAACCTTTCAATGTTGTCCTCCCTCCTGAATCCTGATATTCTAGATTGTTGAACACTTAAACTAGCCCGTTGCTGATGTATCTGCAAGTCAGCATCGCCTCGTCGCTAGTCTGTCTGACCGAGCTTCAGAATGGGACCTTTGCCAAGCAGTTAATAATAAATCTCATTCCCTGCTGAGCAAAGCTCTTATGATATGCTTGCATCATATACTCCATCCTTAAGGATATTGCAGCACAAAAGATACGGGATTGCCCACGCACAAGATAAAAGAAGCCCGGTTGTTTCTAAGCAAATCGTGCGTAAGAAGAGCATAGCTGTGTGGCAAAACGAAAGAACAAGATAAGAAACCTCGGCGATAGATCTCAAACATGATTAATTATCTGAGATTGCGAGCCCACTGTTACTATTACAGTACAGAAGCTCGGAGGGAACAGTGGCGTGAGCCGCGTCGCTTGCTGTTTCACTTGCCACACATCAAGATCCAGGTCCATGCAATGCATATGCATTGCAATCGATCGGCGATTCTGATCTGACAGGAAAATAAATAACGATCGATGCAGGGAGGAGACGGGATAGCTGGAATAGTTGTTGGACAAGCTGTAGCCCCTCATTCCGCAATCCTTGACAATTTTATTTCCCCAACTAATAAATCATGTACTCCGTTACGGAATAATAATGGTAATCATCAGCATGTTTCTTGTACTGAATATACTGATTTGGGGATTCATAATCCGTGATACAACGGCGGCTGATGTAACATAGAGCATAAACTACATATACACGTACGCAATTCAGTTGACCATCCAATAACTAATCCAGCCCGCTGATGCTACATATGATCCTCCTATGTACAAAATGTGAAAGATATATGAATATGGTTCTCCTGCACTGCACGACACTACTCAACCTGTGCCCATCTTCTCGGCCGTTAGTGCAGTGACACGTGAGGTTGTCGGCTCAGTCGATGCGTTCAACAGGTAAGTTGGCTTCATGTCAGGGTTGCGGCTTGAATATGTTGGTGCGGTGGCCTGTGGTCTGCGGGCAGTTGTCCTAGGCAGTTTTAAACTGCAGACGGCTGGCCGGGTCGTGCGGCGTTGCAGCTCGAGTGTGAGCGGTAACATGTCTTGGTGCGGCGGCTCTGAAAGCGTTGTGGCATTGATGGTGTTGTTCTCGTGTCGTGTGGGTGACGGGAATGCCTTCGAGGTTGGTTGTTGGTGTGGTGAGCTTTATAGAGGTCGCAATCTTGTGGTCTTCGTCACCTATGCGGGGTATCCCGTACGTGTTTGCTCCTCTCGTAGCAGCCTTTGGCCTTTTCTCTTCCCCGGCGGTGGGAGGCCGACAAGTTTTGTTTGTGCGGGTTCTCACGCTGGTGTTTCGTTGCATCGTTCGTATTTTTTTAGGATTTTGCTAGCTAGGAACTAAGTCGGGCTTAGTCAAGTCTATACCATGTGATTACATCGTGATTCATGCATATAAATTACAAGTTAGGTTGTACCTGGATTTTTTTCATTTACAAGTGTAGTCACAATGAGATTTTTTCAGTTACAAGTGGAGATGCAACTAAAAAAATCATCTGAACCGTTAGATTTGCTACATGATTCGTGTTTGTCATCAATTTGCAACatgagttgcaactgagatttaatGACATCACACCTGACCGAGAACGAAGTTAGTTTTCAGTCAACTCAGAAATAGTCCCACTCGTATTTTTTCATTCAGCATGTTGTTGATGGGTGTGGTGTTGACCATTTAGTATTGGTTTGCGCTTAGTTTTTCGACACTCGATCAACCGGacaatcttcttcttcttgattaATGAAAGAGACGCAACTTTTTATCTGGGTTTAAAAACTAAATTTGTTTATGGTCTCGATGATCGTCGGTTTCCTCTGTGAGGGTCAAAATGGCGATTGGTGGATCTCCTTCGACATCACGCAGTTTGTAAGAGGACGCGTACTAGTGGTTggggcgccccatggggcgcctcCTCAGAGGTCAGGTGCGGCTCAATCAACAACCCAATTCTTATGTCCATATTCAGTCAATTTAAGTGATTTTGGGCACATTCTCATATCAACATGATATCCTCTCACAAATAACTAAAACTGCCCTTGCGCATGTTTCTGATTGATTTTCCAGAATCTATAACTTGACAAAACTTGTTTacaacaatgcttaccagaaAACATCACGTACAATTGAGTTTGGTTGATTGAAATACAAGCGGCTAATACGATGGTCCCATGAGTTTAATTTAAACGCAAGGTTGAAACGATGTCTGAACAAATTAGGACACATCGAGTTGGTGGTGTACACTAACAAAAGGAACACACATACATGACAAGCAAACGGAGGTCAGCAGCTAGGCTTGAATTATTATGGAAGGTGGAACAGCAGATTCGATGTATTGCATCAGCAGAGAAGGTGTTCATGTAACCCGGCACAGAGAGAACAGCTCCTTGGTTGTTTCTACATAAATTTGGAATGGGCAGATAATCGAACCTTGTCTGTAATCAGATGAAAGAGCTGATCCATGAACGTACATACACGTTAATTACAAGaacgaaataaaaaagaaacaacTACAAAATATTTGCAGCAACAGTATACCTTTCATGAACTGCATGTATTGAAAGTGTGAGCAGCCTCTGCAACAATCATGAACCTGCAACTCATTGTAAGAACAAAAAGCATGGAGCAGATAATAACTTGCCAATTCCCTACTTCCCTAGTGGACAAAGTACATATGTGCCCCCAATAACTGTATAGCAAACGAGCAAATTATAAATATTGTTATCAACTGTATAGCAAACAAGCAAATTATAAATATTGTTATGTGATTCTTAAACAACTCTGTAAGGGAAAAACAAAACTTTATCAGGTGGTGGTAGCGGTAGCCTAAACTACAAGAAACACCGGCAAGAACTCATTCAAAATTCCACTAAATCAAATAGTCCCTACATGATTTCAGACAAGTAAATATCAGATGGTACATACTTTCCTCGATATACACTTTGTCTATCAGCAAACGAAGTAACAGATGGAGAAGATAACATCCACAATTGAGGTCAAATTTTAACTGGAAGATAAGTACACAAGATTCTTGGAGAACATGGCACCAACCACAAATACAGCTAACCAGGACAATGTGTGGTTCAATCTGATTATTTGTTTCTTCAGGTTTCAGCTCAACACTGTTCTTTATTTGAATGTAAAAGGACAGCTAACCCAGGGCAAAAAATATATGGTAGATAGCATTACCATCAAGACGTGACGTTTAGACGACATAAATTTCTATAAGCATGGGACTAAGAATCAAATCATAGCAATCATCTTGCACATGTCTAGAGACATACCAATAGAAATAAATAACACCGAAAGCTAATTTGGTAAGGGAAAAGCAAAGGATCTTCTGACCAGTAATTCCATTAAACATTTAAGAAATAAAAACTCAAATTGTAGTAAAACTTTTGATAGATCTAGATATTGGCAATTTTATCTTTTAGGAACGGAGCATCAC
It includes:
- the LOC127332269 gene encoding serine/arginine-rich SC35-like splicing factor SCL33 isoform X1; the encoded protein is MGRGYDYSPSPPRGYRGRGRSPSPRGRGRYGGHARDLPTSLLVRNLRRDCRPDDLRRPFGKFGRVKDVYLPRDYHTQEPRGFGFIQYCDPEDAADAKYYMDGQVLLGREITVVFAEENRKKPDEMRVRERTSSRGRSYDRRSRSPRRGRSRSPGYSGRSRSPSRSYSPAPKRKRYSRSPAHRERSVSRSPVDRKSRSGSPSDDRGSRSPRRQRSPSVSQ
- the LOC127332269 gene encoding uncharacterized protein isoform X2 translates to MSEREPRGFGFIQYCDPEDAADAKYYMDGQVLLGREITVVFAEENRKKPDEMRVRERTSSRGRSYDRRSRSPRRGRSRSPGYSGRSRSPSRSYSPAPKRKRYSRSPAHRERSVSRSPVDRKSRSGSPSDDRGSRSPRRQRSPSVSQ